From the genome of Candidatus Defluviilinea proxima:
AGATGCGCAGTCGACTCGGGGACGGTGGCGATGAAGATGAGCGCAACGCTCAAAGCCATACCCCAAGCCTCAGGGTTGTTGAATGCAGGGAATGTGAACTTGGGAAGTTCGAGCCAATTGGCACTCGCCACATTAGCGAAGCTGACCAACCCGAAGAAATACGCAACGATATAACCAAAGATCGCACCGAGCAAGATCGGCAACATACCGAGCAAGCCTTTGCCTTGCAGATACACGGAGAACAAGATCGTAGCCACCAAAGTGATGAAGGCTACTGTCCATGTTTTGGCGGCGATTTCAGGAGCGGCCCAGTTACCAGCGTTGCCAAGCGCGGCACCAGCCAGCGCCACACCGATGACCATCGCCATGGAACCAGTGACGATTGGAGGCAGAACGCGATCCAATGCGGCTTTGCCGATGCGCATGATGAGCAAGCCGACCAGAATTTCGAACACCGCGGTGAGGATAATACCAACTTGAACGATCTTTACGCCCTCAGGACAATACACTGCCGTAGAGTTATAACAATCGGGTGCAAATTTGCTCATCACTGTGATGACCACAGCGATATAAGAAAATGACGAACCGTAGTACATGGGGATCTTGCGCTTCGAAACCAACAGGGCAACGATGGTTCCGAGACCAGATGCCAGCAATGTGATGCCCACATCGAACTTGGTCAGGATGGCGACCAACACCGTGGCGGGGAACATCGTCAGGAATTGTTGGAAGCCGAGACTCAACATCGCACCGACAGGTGGATTGTCATCGGGCAGGTAGCCGAAGACTTTCGGCGCTTCTTTCTGGACCTCAACCTGCTGAGGCTGAAGCGGAGCTTTTGTCACCGCCTTTGCCTTTTCCCCTTTCGGGGATTTTGAATTGGACTTGCCTTTTGTTGCCATTTCACATTCTCCTCTCTGTGTAGGTTTGCCCACGCTGGGGCAAAGTATAAAAAAAGAGAGCCGCTAAAAGCGACTCTCCAAATTCAAAAAGTAGAAACAATCATCCCGAAGAAGTGGTGGTGCAATGATCGTTTGCGGTGTGGATGCCTGTACATTGGGCGGAATTTTACGCCGATTCAGTCAAGTGTCAAGTGTTTGAAAAAATTTCATTCGAAACAGGATCCACCAACCTTTAAGAAAGAAGCGGGTGTTATAGAATGCCTGTGAAGGGTATAATCCCGCCATAATTTTCGTAAGGAGATGGAAAATGTCATATCAGAATGTGAAAGTCCCTGAAGGCGGGGCAAAGATCTCAATTCAAAATGGGAAGTTGAATGTTCCCGATAATCCGATCATCCCGTTCGTGGAGGGTGATGGCACTGGGCGCGATATTTGGCGTGCTTCGGTGCGTGTGTTCGATGCGGCCGTGGAAAAAGCGTACGGCGGCAAACGCAAAGTGCATTGGATGGAAGTGTACGCGGGTGAGAAATCTTTCAAGTTGTTCCAGAGTTGGTTGCCTGATGAGACAACCGAGGCCTTCAAGGAATTTCTGGTTGGCATCAAGGGACCTCTCACAACCCCGATCGGCGGCGGCATCCGTTCATTGAATGTGCAACTCCGCAAAGTGTTGGACCTCTATGTTTGTCAGCGTCCTGTGCGTTGGTACAAGGGCGTGCCCTCGCCTGTGAAGCATCCTGAAGACGTGGACATGGTCATCTTCCGCGAGAACACCGAGGATATTTATACAGGTATCGAGTTCGCGAACGGCACAGAAGATAATGAGAAGTTCAAGAAGTTATTCAAGGAAGCCTTCCCGAAGGAATATGCCAAGATGCGCTTCCCTGATTCCTCTGGGATTGGTTTCAAGCCTGTGTCTGTTGAAGGCACTGAAAGATTGGTACGCGCCGCCATTCAATGGGCGTTGGATAACAAACGCAAGAGTGTGAACTTTGTCCATAAGGGCAACATCATGAAGTTCACGGAAGGCGCGTTCAAAGACTGGGGTTATAAACTTGCCGCGCGCGAATTCCGCAATCAAATCGTGACCGAACGCGAAACATGGATCCTTGGCAACAAGGAAAAGAATCCGAATTTGAGCGTGGAAGATAACGCTAAGATGATCGACCCTGGCTTCGATATGATGAGCCCCGCACAACAGAACGACATTAAGGGTGAAGTAGATGAAGCCCTTAAATTATGGGCCACGCACGGCGAAGGCAAATGGAAGAAGATGCTCCTCATCAAAGATTCCATCGCCGATGTATCTCTACAGTTCACGATCATTCGCCCGAAGGATTATGATGTCATCGCCACGATGAACTTGAATGGCGATTATCTCTCCGATGCTTTGGCCGCGCAGGTGGGCGGTATTGGTATCGCTCCGGGCGCGAACATCAACTATGTGACCGGTCACGCCATCTTCGAAGCGACTCATGGTACGGCTCCGAAATATGCTGACCTCGATAAGGTTAACCCGGGTTCAGTGATTCTCTCCGGTGAGATGATGTTCCGCTACATGGGCTGGACCGAAGTCGCTGACTTGATCGTCAAAGGCATGGAAGGGGCCATTGCCGCGAAGACAGTCACTTACGATTTCGCCCGCTTGATGGACAACCCGACCGAAGTGAAATGCTCCGAGTTCGGCGATGCGATCATCAGTCATATGTAAGTAGCGATCAGCGTTTAGCTTTTAGTGAGTTCATGAAAAAAGTCGGGACCTTCACGTCCCGACTTTTTGATTCTTAGAAGTTGCTTCCCATACGGATATTTTATTGTTATTCACCGGGTTGTGGCGATTTGATCGCCCAGAGCGCCAGATCCAGGAAGGCTTTGGCAAATTCCGGTTGGAAGGTCCCCTCTGCGCGAGGCGGATAATATTGAAAGCCGGCAGGAACCGAGGCAAAGCGTCCGCCGCAATCCACGGAGGGGCGGCCGGAATGTGTAGCATCATCCATGTTGCCGGTTACCTGCCAATCACGCACACCATCTGCGACAAACCCATATTGCATTTTTGTGCCGCGCAACGTATTCCCTTCCACAACTCCGCCATGGAGTGTTTTGTCTGTGTCGGCGGGCCAGCAACCCCAAACCCTGACGCCCATGCCCAACCCAATTCGAATCACTGCACCAGAAGCATCAATGCTGTTATTTCGCACGATGGTCCCTGTGTAATCACCTTCATAGGGATCGAAATCCACCATGTTGATGCCGCCTAGTAGTGTACGCGTCTCAGCACGGATCGTGTTCCCTTCGATGATGGAGCCGGGCGCTCCGAAGATCACGATCCCGCCATCGGTGGCATCCACGATCAGGTTGTTGCGCACAATGGTATTCATACAAGCCAACGAGATACCATCTGCCCAGGTTGTATCGCTACTGCCGGCAGGACCAATCTCGTTATCTTCCACTAAAGCATTACTACAAGGTTGTGCTGTAGAATGTCCTTGGATCAGGTGCAAAGAAGACCAACTGCGAGTCTCCATGATCTTAACGGAGCGAATAACCTGTCCTTTAGCGAAACCACCTGCATAGATCAAAGCATCCCCACCTTTGTAACCAAGCTCGGGACGATTCCCATCCACAATGACATTGCTCAGAACAACATCAGAATAATCTCGCATGACGATGGCGGTTGTTAGGTTGGGAGATGCGATCCGCAAAACGGCACGACGGTCATCGGTGGGAAGACCCTCTGTGTAGATCTGCTGGCGGTCTGCATTGATCACGACTGAG
Proteins encoded in this window:
- a CDS encoding xanthine permease; translation: MATKGKSNSKSPKGEKAKAVTKAPLQPQQVEVQKEAPKVFGYLPDDNPPVGAMLSLGFQQFLTMFPATVLVAILTKFDVGITLLASGLGTIVALLVSKRKIPMYYGSSFSYIAVVITVMSKFAPDCYNSTAVYCPEGVKIVQVGIILTAVFEILVGLLIMRIGKAALDRVLPPIVTGSMAMVIGVALAGAALGNAGNWAAPEIAAKTWTVAFITLVATILFSVYLQGKGLLGMLPILLGAIFGYIVAYFFGLVSFANVASANWLELPKFTFPAFNNPEAWGMALSVALIFIATVPESTAHLYQMSLYIDELAAEMGRKPYNIKELIGLNLVADGSDDIVVGLLGGAAGTNYGENNSLMAITRNYSTAVLMTAGAMAIVLGFFGKLVALVNTMPAAVVGGLSIYLFGVIGMQGVALIQSEKVNLFDPKQLAVGAIILVCGIGGNLALPNGVFPFNVPYIFPSGIPAIVFAAILGIFVNTIFLIFKAPAVRGD
- the icd gene encoding NADP-dependent isocitrate dehydrogenase yields the protein MSYQNVKVPEGGAKISIQNGKLNVPDNPIIPFVEGDGTGRDIWRASVRVFDAAVEKAYGGKRKVHWMEVYAGEKSFKLFQSWLPDETTEAFKEFLVGIKGPLTTPIGGGIRSLNVQLRKVLDLYVCQRPVRWYKGVPSPVKHPEDVDMVIFRENTEDIYTGIEFANGTEDNEKFKKLFKEAFPKEYAKMRFPDSSGIGFKPVSVEGTERLVRAAIQWALDNKRKSVNFVHKGNIMKFTEGAFKDWGYKLAAREFRNQIVTERETWILGNKEKNPNLSVEDNAKMIDPGFDMMSPAQQNDIKGEVDEALKLWATHGEGKWKKMLLIKDSIADVSLQFTIIRPKDYDVIATMNLNGDYLSDALAAQVGGIGIAPGANINYVTGHAIFEATHGTAPKYADLDKVNPGSVILSGEMMFRYMGWTEVADLIVKGMEGAIAAKTVTYDFARLMDNPTEVKCSEFGDAIISHM
- a CDS encoding right-handed parallel beta-helix repeat-containing protein, with translation MIKTNQNRAYQNIQYRTMIVIFLTITMVLVAGCGEQAQTSTPVAVTVTPTLTEVPPTPTVSPVPSPTKEPCIPSGDQTDINKKLRGPGAIAVLCPGAVFNLTSSVVINADRQQIYTEGLPTDDRRAVLRIASPNLTTAIVMRDYSDVVLSNVIVDGNRPELGYKGGDALIYAGGFAKGQVIRSVKIMETRSWSSLHLIQGHSTAQPCSNALVEDNEIGPAGSSDTTWADGISLACMNTIVRNNLIVDATDGGIVIFGAPGSIIEGNTIRAETRTLLGGINMVDFDPYEGDYTGTIVRNNSIDASGAVIRIGLGMGVRVWGCWPADTDKTLHGGVVEGNTLRGTKMQYGFVADGVRDWQVTGNMDDATHSGRPSVDCGGRFASVPAGFQYYPPRAEGTFQPEFAKAFLDLALWAIKSPQPGE